One region of Niallia sp. Man26 genomic DNA includes:
- a CDS encoding pyridoxal phosphate-dependent aminotransferase, with product MKEYRQSALLDRLPVQFFASLVEKVASYTEKGCDVINLGQGNPDQPTPEYIVKSLQNAAEKPINHKYSPFRGYPALKKAVAEFYKREYAVDLDPETEVAVLFGGKAGLVEIPQCLLNPGDTVLLPDPGYPDYLSGVALAQGEMVMLPLEEKNQFLPDYSKLSNSVLEKAKLLFLNYPNNPTGATATSEFFQETVSLSLEHDICVVHDFAYGAIGFDGKKPISFLSAPKAKDAGIEIYTLSKTFNMAGWRVGFAVGNKSIISALNLYQDHLYVSLFGAVQEAAITALTSSLEEVDKLNSMYQRRRDVFINGLKSIGWKVEAPSGSFFAWLKVPDGYTSEQFADYLLEKAHIAVAPGTGFGEYGEGYVRAGLLTSEERLLEAVERLRKLANE from the coding sequence ATGAAGGAATATCGTCAATCAGCCTTGTTAGACAGACTCCCAGTTCAATTTTTTGCATCTCTTGTAGAAAAGGTAGCGTCGTACACCGAAAAGGGCTGTGATGTAATTAATTTAGGTCAAGGCAATCCTGACCAACCAACACCTGAGTATATTGTTAAAAGCCTGCAGAATGCTGCAGAAAAGCCAATCAACCATAAATATTCCCCTTTTAGAGGCTATCCTGCCTTAAAAAAAGCGGTTGCTGAATTTTACAAGCGAGAATACGCCGTAGATTTGGACCCGGAAACAGAGGTGGCTGTTTTGTTCGGAGGAAAAGCTGGTTTAGTGGAAATACCTCAATGTCTTCTTAATCCAGGTGATACGGTGCTGCTGCCAGACCCTGGCTATCCTGATTATTTGTCAGGTGTGGCACTTGCACAAGGTGAGATGGTAATGCTGCCTCTTGAAGAGAAGAATCAATTTCTTCCAGATTATAGTAAGCTTTCTAATTCTGTGCTGGAGAAAGCAAAATTGCTGTTCTTAAATTATCCCAATAATCCGACTGGGGCTACGGCGACGAGTGAATTCTTCCAAGAAACAGTATCTCTAAGCCTTGAACATGATATTTGTGTAGTTCATGATTTTGCTTATGGAGCAATTGGATTTGACGGAAAAAAACCAATCAGTTTTCTCTCCGCCCCGAAAGCGAAGGATGCCGGCATTGAAATCTACACCTTATCGAAAACATTTAATATGGCAGGATGGAGAGTAGGCTTTGCAGTAGGAAACAAAAGTATAATCTCTGCACTAAACCTTTACCAAGACCATCTGTATGTCAGTTTGTTCGGAGCAGTACAAGAAGCAGCTATCACAGCTCTGACCAGTTCCCTTGAGGAAGTAGACAAGCTAAACAGCATGTATCAACGAAGAAGGGATGTCTTCATCAATGGATTAAAAAGTATCGGCTGGAAGGTGGAGGCGCCGAGCGGCTCGTTTTTTGCATGGCTGAAGGTACCTGACGGCTATACTTCTGAGCAGTTTGCAGACTATTTATTAGAGAAGGCTCATATTGCTGTAGCGCCAGGAACAGGATTTGGAGAATATGGAGAAGGATATGTCAGAGCAGGCTTGCTCACATCAGAAGAACGGCTTTTAGAGGCTGTAGAACGGCTCAGAAAGCTGGCTAATGAATAA
- a CDS encoding alpha/beta-type small acid-soluble spore protein: protein MASSNKLLVPGIEQYLDSIKYEIAQEFGVNLGSETAARSNGSVGGEITKRLVQQAQAELSGKTQ, encoded by the coding sequence ATGGCTAGTTCAAACAAATTATTAGTTCCTGGTATTGAACAATATTTAGATAGCATTAAATATGAAATTGCTCAAGAGTTCGGCGTTAATTTAGGTTCTGAAACAGCTGCCAGATCCAATGGTTCTGTTGGCGGAGAGATTACAAAACGCCTAGTTCAGCAAGCTCAAGCAGAGCTGTCTGGCAAAACTCAATAA
- a CDS encoding PAS domain-containing protein, translating to MSGEIYTKEMQHIQQLKKKISFLEQENKRLKDEKNCREMVEELKTAAFENSSEGMVILDEKGVILEVNYAIKDIFHIHKKDMVGRNLTHYLPQEYRDDLRNWISLQSFEKDAKTAVLSMANPARDSFSEIHISRITKYPYFLAVLKDVTYLRNLERRQRKDAALFHDFFTEALDGIVLWKENGEIVSANKAALAIFESSLEEMKRKKISDYVYKKDDSYIHIIKSLCSKNSHRDELMFLMPNGQKKLLEFTTKLHSVEGLHMSIFRNITERYNMELELLDSKSMFETIFEEVFDGVILWDRDYNISDINKAALRMLQKDKESLLGLNLIDYLPEGKSIGEEIKPKLLSLREEGQNRGIYTASFNGDDWTQLEFRNKYNIYSGFSITALRDITENAILEEQIRKSSTLHVIGELAAGIAHEIRNPMTALKGFIQLLESSNDSEKHPMYFTVIKSELSRIETIINEFLLLSKPQNVKFVKADLQQIMNETLDLLNAQAVLYNVQFTRNYTNSLTEMFCEPNQLKKVFINIVKNAIEVLEVGGEIKTSIKSTPEYFHITIEDNGNGMSKEKLAKLGEPFYTTKEKGTGLGLMVSFKIIKEHAGKIEVESEEGEGTKFHIYLPRKKQ from the coding sequence TTGTCTGGTGAAATCTATACAAAAGAAATGCAGCATATCCAGCAGCTGAAAAAGAAAATCAGCTTTTTGGAACAAGAGAATAAGCGGCTGAAGGATGAAAAGAATTGCAGAGAAATGGTCGAGGAGCTGAAAACAGCGGCCTTTGAGAATTCCAGTGAAGGAATGGTCATACTGGACGAAAAGGGAGTAATCCTGGAAGTAAATTATGCAATAAAAGATATATTTCACATCCACAAAAAAGATATGGTTGGGCGTAACCTTACTCACTATCTTCCGCAAGAGTACAGAGATGATTTGAGGAACTGGATCAGCTTACAGTCTTTCGAAAAAGACGCAAAAACAGCTGTTCTGTCAATGGCAAATCCCGCGAGAGACTCCTTTTCTGAAATCCATATATCCAGAATAACTAAGTATCCATATTTTTTAGCTGTTTTAAAAGATGTCACGTATTTGCGCAATTTAGAAAGAAGGCAACGAAAGGATGCTGCTTTATTTCACGATTTCTTTACAGAAGCACTAGATGGAATCGTTCTATGGAAGGAAAACGGCGAGATTGTCTCAGCAAATAAGGCAGCTTTGGCTATCTTTGAAAGCAGTCTGGAAGAAATGAAACGGAAAAAAATCAGTGATTATGTCTATAAAAAGGACGACAGCTATATTCATATTATTAAAAGCTTATGCAGCAAAAACTCCCATCGGGATGAGCTGATGTTTTTGATGCCGAATGGGCAAAAAAAGCTGCTAGAGTTCACAACAAAGCTTCATTCTGTTGAAGGTCTTCATATGAGTATTTTTCGCAATATTACAGAACGCTATAATATGGAACTGGAGCTGCTTGACAGCAAAAGCATGTTTGAAACAATTTTTGAGGAAGTATTTGATGGTGTTATTCTATGGGACAGGGATTATAACATAAGTGATATTAATAAAGCCGCATTGCGAATGCTTCAAAAGGATAAAGAAAGTTTGCTTGGCTTAAACCTGATTGATTATTTGCCAGAAGGGAAATCAATTGGAGAAGAGATTAAGCCAAAACTTCTTTCATTAAGAGAGGAAGGGCAGAACAGAGGTATCTATACTGCCTCCTTTAACGGAGATGATTGGACACAGCTGGAATTTCGGAACAAGTATAATATATATTCTGGCTTTAGCATAACGGCTCTAAGAGATATAACAGAGAACGCGATACTCGAGGAGCAGATAAGAAAGTCCTCCACCCTTCATGTTATCGGGGAGCTTGCAGCTGGAATTGCCCATGAAATCAGGAATCCAATGACTGCATTAAAAGGATTCATACAATTACTGGAAAGCAGCAATGACAGTGAAAAGCATCCGATGTATTTCACTGTTATTAAATCAGAGCTCAGCAGGATTGAGACAATCATCAATGAATTCCTGCTGCTGTCAAAACCGCAAAACGTTAAGTTTGTTAAAGCGGATTTGCAGCAGATTATGAATGAGACACTAGACCTTCTCAATGCACAAGCGGTCTTATATAATGTTCAATTTACAAGAAATTATACAAATTCCCTTACAGAAATGTTTTGTGAACCAAACCAATTAAAAAAAGTCTTTATTAATATTGTCAAAAATGCGATTGAGGTGCTTGAAGTAGGAGGAGAGATCAAGACAAGCATAAAGTCCACTCCGGAATATTTTCATATCACAATTGAAGACAATGGCAATGGGATGAGTAAAGAGAAACTAGCAAAGCTCGGAGAACCATTTTATACAACGAAGGAAAAGGGCACAGGCTTAGGCTTGATGGTTTCCTTCAAAATTATTAAAGAGCATGCTGGGAAAATTGAAGTAGAGTCGGAAGAGGGGGAAGGTACGAAATTTCATATTTATCTTCCGCGCAAAAAGCAATGA
- a CDS encoding aspartyl-phosphate phosphatase Spo0E family protein, with translation MQPRKQELLLAIQKKREVMIEEAQRSGYTSEETVRYSQELDELIFQYQLHVRLQKTKMNFVKKSYKSMIVWPKHLVYQHKKISEIL, from the coding sequence GTGCAACCGAGGAAACAAGAATTACTGCTTGCTATCCAAAAGAAGAGAGAGGTGATGATTGAGGAAGCACAACGTTCAGGGTATACGAGTGAGGAAACAGTCCGATACAGTCAGGAACTCGATGAGCTGATTTTTCAGTATCAATTGCATGTGCGGCTGCAAAAGACAAAGATGAATTTTGTGAAAAAATCCTATAAATCAATGATCGTATGGCCAAAGCATCTCGTCTACCAGCACAAAAAGATTTCAGAGATACTATGA
- a CDS encoding TerC family protein, with translation MDFALLLEYGWVLLILVGLEGILAADNAVVMAVMVKHLPPEQQKKALFYGLFGAFIFRFASLFLISVLVDVWQVQALGAIYLLYICIHNLYGKFSPKEKQEKEKERKKSGFWMTVLKVELADIAFAIDSMLAAVALAITLTPTGWFDIGGIDGGQFTIMLLGGIIGLVIMRFAANSFVKLLQTRPSLETAAFLIVGWVGVKLAVFTLAHPEVGLLDQHFPESKVWKFFFWSVLLIIAVGGYIISGRKAQKTVEDN, from the coding sequence TTAGAGTATGGTTGGGTGCTCCTGATTCTAGTAGGGTTAGAGGGGATACTGGCAGCTGACAATGCGGTTGTTATGGCAGTTATGGTTAAGCATTTACCGCCAGAGCAGCAGAAAAAAGCATTGTTCTATGGTTTGTTCGGTGCATTTATATTCCGTTTCGCGAGTTTGTTCTTAATTTCTGTTCTAGTAGACGTTTGGCAGGTTCAAGCGCTTGGTGCTATTTACTTACTGTATATTTGTATCCACAATTTATATGGAAAGTTCTCACCAAAGGAGAAACAGGAGAAAGAAAAGGAAAGGAAAAAATCTGGCTTCTGGATGACTGTTTTGAAAGTAGAACTTGCTGATATTGCCTTTGCAATTGACTCTATGCTAGCAGCAGTTGCATTAGCAATCACGCTGACACCAACAGGCTGGTTTGATATTGGAGGCATTGACGGAGGACAATTTACAATCATGCTATTAGGTGGAATCATCGGACTAGTTATCATGCGTTTTGCAGCAAACTCGTTCGTAAAACTTCTGCAAACAAGACCTTCCCTGGAGACAGCAGCCTTTTTAATTGTCGGCTGGGTAGGTGTGAAGCTGGCTGTATTTACATTGGCACATCCAGAAGTTGGTCTTCTTGATCAGCATTTTCCTGAGTCGAAAGTTTGGAAATTCTTCTTCTGGTCTGTATTGTTAATCATTGCAGTAGGCGGCTATATTATCTCTGGTCGAAAAGCACAGAAAACGGTGGAAGATAACTAA
- a CDS encoding PAS domain-containing sensor histidine kinase codes for MIVKKLLIYITVAIFPFLLAAGILLFTKEKEEVAKHERNAYRIASVHQRQWDNFINKTINSLNTVSIMLESSSGNWDKAKQNIFLKKLLLQEQMYGGIYILDPAGNRIAGTDRKIEEMAIPQEDYVKEAIKAKIATVSNKTDYLVDGQKVIGLAKPVLDDQQHVVNLIIAYLRVDYLSNVMEMLTPKSNIAVISEEKETILSMNKPISLSSSTIALPMNSLPWKIIVEQKEIKTKKIITKNWPLLLIFFICFHLLYFVIILYHHKKKADQENKENELHKLELVGNMAASSAHEIRNPLTGIKGLVQLLSEKHKDAEDQFYFSIIQKEINRINEIVSQFLILGKPTELKKQLLNIENIVTELKPLILSEANLYNVECHFEIAKKKLFVYCNADQMKQVILNITKNALEAMENGGTLTIKLKELNNRVSITVYDTGVGIPETELKKLFEPFYTSKSSGTGLGLVVCRRIIQSFNGEIYLSSVENKGTKVDIILPLNS; via the coding sequence ATGATTGTTAAAAAATTATTAATATATATAACTGTTGCCATCTTCCCGTTTCTTCTGGCAGCAGGGATATTATTGTTTACAAAAGAAAAGGAAGAAGTCGCAAAGCATGAGAGAAATGCATACAGAATTGCTTCTGTTCATCAAAGGCAATGGGATAATTTTATTAATAAAACGATTAACTCATTGAATACTGTCAGCATCATGCTGGAATCCTCTTCAGGTAATTGGGATAAAGCTAAACAAAATATCTTCCTGAAAAAGCTCCTGTTACAGGAGCAAATGTATGGAGGAATTTACATACTCGATCCTGCTGGCAATAGAATTGCTGGAACAGACAGGAAAATTGAAGAAATGGCTATCCCTCAAGAAGATTATGTAAAAGAAGCCATTAAAGCAAAAATTGCAACCGTCTCAAACAAAACAGATTACCTTGTCGATGGACAAAAAGTAATCGGTCTTGCCAAGCCAGTTTTAGATGATCAGCAGCATGTGGTGAACTTAATTATTGCTTATTTAAGGGTCGATTATTTATCGAATGTGATGGAAATGCTCACACCCAAAAGCAATATTGCCGTTATTAGCGAAGAAAAAGAAACTATATTAAGTATGAATAAACCAATATCTCTAAGCAGCTCCACAATTGCCTTGCCTATGAACAGCTTACCTTGGAAGATAATTGTAGAGCAAAAAGAAATTAAAACCAAAAAAATCATAACAAAGAACTGGCCTTTACTGCTCATCTTCTTTATATGTTTTCATTTACTGTATTTTGTCATCATTCTTTATCATCACAAAAAGAAAGCAGACCAAGAAAATAAAGAAAATGAACTGCATAAGCTCGAACTGGTCGGCAATATGGCCGCTAGTTCTGCACATGAAATTAGAAATCCTTTAACTGGCATCAAGGGCCTCGTACAGCTGTTAAGTGAAAAGCATAAGGATGCGGAAGATCAATTCTACTTCTCGATTATTCAAAAAGAGATTAATAGAATTAATGAAATAGTCAGCCAGTTTCTGATTTTGGGCAAACCGACAGAACTTAAAAAACAGCTTTTAAACATTGAAAACATTGTTACAGAATTAAAGCCCCTGATCCTCTCAGAGGCAAATCTTTATAACGTAGAATGTCATTTTGAAATTGCCAAAAAAAAGCTGTTTGTATATTGCAATGCTGATCAAATGAAACAGGTCATTCTAAACATTACGAAAAACGCATTAGAAGCAATGGAAAACGGCGGTACACTGACAATTAAATTAAAAGAATTGAATAATCGTGTCAGCATTACGGTATATGACACTGGTGTAGGTATTCCTGAAACAGAACTGAAAAAGCTGTTTGAACCGTTTTATACATCCAAGTCATCTGGAACAGGCTTAGGTCTTGTCGTATGCAGAAGAATTATTCAATCATTCAATGGGGAGATATATCTTTCAAGTGTGGAAAACAAAGGTACGAAAGTGGATATTATCCTGCCGTTAAATTCATAA
- a CDS encoding MarR family transcriptional regulator, translated as MGNEETNQSLKLFIVLSRAYRAINENVNKLIHTYGLNPTEFAVLELLYHKGDQPLQQIGGKILLASGSITYVVDKLEEKGYLKRVACPTDRRVTIASITDSGKEMIETIFPSHEQRIHDLMSELSTEEKETVIQLVKRLGLSASGKK; from the coding sequence ATGGGCAATGAAGAAACAAATCAATCATTAAAATTATTTATTGTGCTGTCAAGAGCATATCGAGCAATTAACGAAAACGTCAATAAACTTATTCACACATATGGATTGAATCCAACAGAATTTGCTGTTTTAGAACTGCTGTATCATAAAGGTGATCAGCCTTTGCAGCAAATTGGCGGAAAAATTTTATTGGCAAGCGGAAGTATCACGTATGTTGTGGATAAACTTGAGGAAAAAGGCTATTTGAAAAGGGTTGCCTGTCCTACTGATAGAAGGGTGACAATTGCATCCATTACCGACAGCGGAAAAGAAATGATCGAAACAATCTTTCCAAGCCATGAACAAAGAATTCATGATCTAATGTCTGAGCTTTCCACTGAAGAAAAGGAAACCGTCATACAGCTTGTAAAAAGATTAGGTCTTTCTGCCAGCGGAAAAAAATAA
- a CDS encoding acyltransferase family protein encodes MKQTRDYYFDNAKFLLIFFVVFGHFIQSFNSDSNSIYSLYKVIYTFHMPAFILVSGFFAKGIYEEGYVQKYVKKLILPYIIFQVIYSIFYFYLYGKSSLTVDPLSPHWSLWFLISLFFWNMLLLGFSKLKPIYGLSIAMFFGLAIGFVDWTSSYLSLTRTFVFFPLFLLGYYMNKKHFEWVRAKPFKIGAILIFVSCFAVFYNFPDINHQWLLGSKPYDVLASSSFEAILVRLGFYLLSFLMIFCFFACVPQKQYFFTRFGKNTLYVYLLHGFFIRIFRSTDLQEAFTTPKSYFLIVLMAFLLTLVLSTNLVASLAQPFIEFRTTKMQKWSTKTSYKEKLF; translated from the coding sequence ATGAAGCAAACCCGAGATTATTACTTTGATAATGCAAAGTTTCTGTTGATTTTTTTCGTTGTATTCGGTCATTTTATTCAATCTTTTAATAGTGACAGCAATAGTATTTATAGTTTGTATAAAGTCATTTACACTTTCCATATGCCGGCATTTATTTTAGTTTCCGGATTTTTTGCGAAAGGGATTTACGAGGAAGGTTATGTACAAAAGTATGTAAAGAAGCTGATATTACCATATATTATCTTTCAGGTTATATACAGTATCTTTTATTTTTATCTTTACGGAAAATCAAGCTTAACGGTTGATCCATTAAGTCCGCATTGGTCACTTTGGTTTTTAATCAGCTTATTTTTCTGGAATATGCTATTGCTGGGCTTTTCCAAGCTGAAGCCAATTTATGGCTTGTCAATAGCAATGTTTTTCGGCCTTGCAATCGGATTTGTTGATTGGACTTCCAGCTACTTGAGCCTTACAAGAACATTTGTATTCTTTCCCTTGTTTTTATTAGGCTATTATATGAACAAAAAACATTTTGAGTGGGTCAGAGCAAAGCCTTTCAAAATAGGAGCCATTCTTATTTTCGTGAGTTGTTTTGCTGTATTTTATAATTTCCCAGATATAAATCACCAATGGCTATTAGGATCGAAGCCATATGATGTGTTAGCTTCTTCTTCGTTTGAAGCAATACTAGTCAGACTTGGTTTCTACTTATTGAGCTTTTTAATGATTTTCTGCTTTTTTGCCTGTGTGCCGCAGAAGCAATATTTCTTTACTCGATTTGGTAAAAACACGCTTTATGTTTATTTATTACACGGTTTCTTTATCCGGATTTTTCGGTCAACTGATTTGCAGGAAGCGTTCACTACACCGAAATCTTATTTTCTCATCGTGCTAATGGCTTTTCTGCTAACATTAGTACTGTCAACCAACTTGGTAGCATCACTAGCACAGCCATTTATAGAATTCAGGACAACTAAAATGCAAAAATGGTCTACAAAAACAAGCTATAAAGAGAAGCTCTTTTAA
- a CDS encoding carbon-nitrogen family hydrolase — translation MEWNISIIQMDIVFGDPKQNFLAAEKWIKEACAGKQTDIVILPELWTTGYDLPHLDTIADKHAEKAISFLQHLARSYQVHIIGGSVANKKEDGIFNTLLVINKEGELIHTYDKLHLFKLMDEHLYLQSGTATGLFQLNGETAAGLICYDIRFPEWVRTHTSKGANVLFVSAEWPLARLAHWRALLIARAIENQCYVVACNRSGSDPANVFAGHSMIIDPWGEIVGEAGENSEILARTIDLAKVSEVRNMIPIFSDRRPEYYG, via the coding sequence CTGGAATGGAACATAAGCATCATTCAAATGGATATTGTTTTTGGTGATCCAAAGCAGAATTTTCTTGCTGCTGAAAAATGGATTAAAGAAGCCTGTGCAGGAAAGCAGACAGATATTGTCATTCTGCCAGAATTGTGGACGACAGGCTATGATTTGCCACATCTTGACACTATTGCAGATAAACATGCAGAGAAGGCAATCAGCTTTTTGCAACATCTCGCTAGGAGCTATCAAGTTCACATTATCGGAGGTTCTGTTGCCAATAAAAAGGAGGATGGGATTTTTAATACACTTCTTGTCATTAATAAAGAAGGAGAGTTAATACATACTTACGACAAGCTCCATTTATTTAAACTCATGGATGAACATCTTTATTTACAAAGCGGAACAGCAACTGGGCTCTTTCAGCTGAATGGAGAAACGGCAGCAGGTCTGATTTGCTATGACATTAGATTTCCGGAGTGGGTCCGTACACACACTTCCAAAGGAGCTAATGTGCTGTTTGTATCAGCAGAATGGCCGCTTGCAAGGCTTGCTCATTGGAGAGCACTCTTAATTGCCAGAGCTATTGAAAATCAGTGCTATGTGGTCGCATGCAATAGAAGCGGTTCTGATCCTGCAAATGTGTTCGCAGGCCATAGTATGATAATTGATCCATGGGGAGAAATTGTCGGAGAAGCAGGAGAAAACAGTGAAATCCTAGCACGGACCATCGACCTAGCTAAAGTATCCGAGGTACGAAACATGATTCCAATTTTCTCTGATAGAAGACCAGAATATTATGGATAA
- a CDS encoding metalloregulator ArsR/SmtB family transcription factor, which produces MQLDRLVAFHKTIGDPTRIRIIALLAAKPWNGTALAGKLGLTAPTITHHLKKLREINVVYERREKNTIYFYLNKSVISQQAEALVKLSLLEKGEQSLDMNRNNEEAAKIIENFIGSDGRLKNIPAQRKKKLIIFRHIIKGLKEGIKYEEKELNEYIKRFFDDYATIRREFIINHFMYRENNIYELNPEEMWAK; this is translated from the coding sequence ATGCAGTTAGACAGGCTGGTCGCTTTCCACAAAACAATCGGTGATCCAACAAGAATCAGAATTATTGCTTTACTAGCAGCAAAGCCGTGGAATGGTACTGCTCTTGCAGGCAAATTAGGATTGACAGCACCTACTATCACACACCATTTAAAGAAACTGCGAGAAATAAATGTAGTGTATGAACGAAGAGAAAAAAACACGATTTATTTTTATTTAAATAAATCAGTCATTTCCCAACAGGCAGAAGCGCTTGTTAAATTGTCTCTATTGGAGAAAGGAGAGCAGTCGTTGGATATGAATAGGAATAATGAAGAAGCAGCTAAGATTATCGAGAATTTTATCGGTTCAGACGGAAGGCTTAAGAATATCCCTGCACAAAGAAAGAAGAAATTAATCATCTTTCGCCATATCATAAAGGGGCTTAAAGAAGGCATAAAATACGAAGAGAAAGAATTAAATGAATATATCAAAAGGTTTTTTGATGATTATGCGACGATTCGCAGAGAATTTATCATTAACCATTTCATGTATAGGGAAAATAATATTTATGAATTGAACCCGGAGGAAATGTGGGCAAAATGA
- a CDS encoding TrkH family potassium uptake protein yields MKRTVRDLLNKFTPAQIITGYYLLAVSVSVLLLSIPAVHKEGVHVSFMDTVFTAISAVSVTGLTVINISDTYSTLGIFILMFVLQFGGIGVMTLGTFFWMLLRKKIGLKERQLIMLDHNQSHLSGLVQLIREIIKLILIIELVGAIVLTLQFHQYFLSWKDAIIHGLFASISATTNGGFDLTGTSLMPYKDDYFIQLVHIILITLGAIGFPVLIEVKNYLFPKNPGKVFRFSLFSKLTSLTFGLLLFFGTLSIILIESTNYFAGMTWHQIFFNAFFHSASTRSGGLATMDLNDYSLGTLVIFCILMFIGASPSSVGGGIRTTTFALNLMFIYHYANGNRHIKIFKREIHEEDIIKSMVVTILAFALCFTATVILCITESAPLIKILFEVCSAFGTTGLSLGLTPDLSNVGKCVIMVLMFIGRIGLTSFIYIIGGKEKKDNFHYPKERIIIG; encoded by the coding sequence ATGAAAAGAACGGTAAGGGATTTGCTGAATAAATTTACCCCGGCCCAAATTATTACAGGATATTATTTGCTGGCGGTCAGCGTATCTGTCTTGTTGTTAAGCATACCAGCTGTTCATAAAGAAGGTGTGCATGTTTCCTTTATGGACACTGTTTTTACGGCAATAAGTGCAGTGAGTGTCACTGGTCTGACTGTAATAAATATATCCGATACTTATAGCACATTAGGCATTTTCATATTGATGTTTGTCCTTCAATTCGGCGGAATTGGAGTCATGACTTTAGGAACGTTCTTTTGGATGCTGCTCAGGAAAAAAATCGGTTTAAAGGAGCGGCAGCTGATAATGCTTGACCATAACCAATCACATCTTTCTGGACTGGTCCAGCTTATCAGGGAAATCATCAAGCTGATCTTAATTATAGAGCTTGTTGGGGCAATCGTGCTGACACTGCAGTTTCATCAATACTTCCTATCATGGAAGGATGCAATCATTCATGGACTGTTCGCCTCGATTAGTGCAACAACGAACGGGGGATTCGACTTAACAGGGACCTCCCTAATGCCTTATAAAGATGATTATTTTATTCAGTTGGTACATATTATTCTAATCACCCTTGGTGCGATTGGATTTCCAGTTTTAATTGAAGTGAAGAATTATCTATTCCCGAAGAACCCAGGAAAAGTTTTCCGGTTTTCTCTATTTTCGAAATTGACATCTTTAACATTTGGACTGCTGTTATTTTTTGGTACTCTCAGCATTATTTTGATTGAATCAACAAATTATTTTGCAGGAATGACTTGGCATCAAATCTTTTTTAATGCATTTTTTCACTCGGCTTCAACTAGAAGCGGTGGGCTTGCGACAATGGACTTGAATGACTATTCACTCGGAACACTGGTGATTTTTTGTATTCTGATGTTTATCGGTGCATCCCCAAGCTCTGTCGGTGGGGGAATTCGGACAACTACGTTTGCATTAAACTTAATGTTCATTTATCATTACGCGAACGGCAATCGGCATATTAAAATTTTTAAAAGAGAAATCCATGAAGAGGATATTATTAAATCGATGGTCGTCACAATTTTAGCTTTTGCCTTATGCTTTACCGCAACAGTTATTTTGTGCATCACCGAAAGTGCTCCGCTCATAAAAATATTGTTCGAGGTTTGTTCTGCATTTGGAACAACAGGCTTATCACTTGGTTTAACTCCTGATTTGTCCAATGTAGGCAAATGTGTCATCATGGTACTTATGTTTATTGGAAGAATAGGGCTAACTTCCTTTATCTATATTATTGGAGGAAAAGAGAAAAAGGATAATTTCCATTATCCAAAAGAGAGAATAATCATTGGCTAA